In the genome of Polaribacter sp. MED152, one region contains:
- the argS gene encoding arginine--tRNA ligase: MNIQHIIESNVKKGFSTLYNTEIPSVEFQTTRKEFEGDITVVVFPMLRFKKGNPVQIGEDLGKYLVEHVSEITNYNVVKGFLNLVISDAFYLDFFNSIYKDENFGTAAAKEDEKAIMVEYSSPNTNKPLHLGHVRNNLLGFSVSEIIKAAGKKVYKTQIINDRGIHICKSMLAWQKFGEGETPTSTGLKGDKLVGNYYVKFDQEYKKEIANLIAEGKTEEEAKKEAPLLLEAQEMLRKWEAGDDEVVSLWKEMNGWVYDGFETTYKNMGVDFDTLYYESDTYLLGKDVVAKGLEKGVFYKKEDGSVWCDLTDEGLDEKIVLRSDGTAVYMTQDIGTAIQRVKDFPDVGGMVYTVGNEQDYHFQVLFLILKKLGFDWAKQLHHLSYGMVDLPSGKMKSREGTVVDADDLMVEMTTTAKEISEELGKLDGYSDDEKNELYKTIGLGALKYFVLKVDPKKRILFDPKSSVDFQGNTGPFIQYTYARIQSIIRKAEFDYSNSVTIDLHEKEKELLKQLALFPETIQQAASNYSPAVIANYTYDLVKEFNSFYQNVSILGEENQDKKIFRVQLSKKVADTIKIAFSLLGIQVPERM; the protein is encoded by the coding sequence ATGAATATTCAGCATATAATAGAAAGCAATGTTAAAAAAGGTTTTTCAACCTTGTATAATACAGAAATTCCTTCTGTAGAGTTTCAAACAACTCGCAAAGAATTTGAAGGTGATATTACTGTTGTTGTTTTCCCAATGTTACGATTTAAGAAAGGAAATCCTGTTCAAATTGGTGAAGATTTAGGAAAGTATTTAGTAGAACACGTTTCAGAAATTACAAATTACAATGTTGTAAAAGGATTTTTAAACCTAGTAATTTCAGACGCTTTTTACTTAGATTTTTTCAACTCGATTTATAAGGATGAAAATTTTGGCACAGCAGCCGCTAAAGAAGATGAGAAAGCTATTATGGTTGAATACTCATCACCAAACACAAATAAACCACTTCATTTAGGTCATGTACGTAATAATTTACTTGGTTTTTCTGTTTCAGAAATTATAAAGGCCGCAGGTAAAAAGGTTTACAAAACACAAATAATTAACGATAGAGGTATCCATATTTGTAAATCTATGTTGGCTTGGCAAAAATTTGGAGAAGGTGAAACACCAACTTCTACTGGTTTAAAAGGAGATAAATTAGTTGGTAATTATTACGTAAAATTCGATCAAGAATATAAAAAAGAAATTGCAAATTTAATTGCAGAAGGTAAAACTGAAGAAGAGGCTAAAAAAGAAGCACCATTACTTTTAGAAGCACAAGAAATGCTGAGAAAATGGGAAGCTGGAGATGATGAAGTAGTTTCACTTTGGAAAGAAATGAATGGTTGGGTGTATGATGGCTTTGAAACTACATACAAAAATATGGGTGTTGATTTTGATACTTTGTACTATGAAAGTGATACTTACCTCTTAGGTAAAGATGTAGTAGCCAAAGGCTTAGAAAAAGGTGTTTTTTATAAAAAAGAAGATGGTTCTGTTTGGTGCGATTTAACTGATGAAGGTTTAGACGAAAAAATTGTTTTACGTTCAGATGGCACAGCAGTTTACATGACTCAAGATATTGGTACAGCCATACAAAGAGTAAAAGATTTTCCAGATGTTGGTGGTATGGTTTATACTGTAGGTAATGAACAAGATTACCATTTTCAAGTGCTATTTTTAATCCTGAAAAAATTAGGATTTGATTGGGCGAAACAATTGCATCATTTAAGTTATGGAATGGTAGATTTACCTTCTGGAAAAATGAAATCTAGAGAAGGTACAGTTGTAGATGCAGATGATTTAATGGTGGAAATGACCACAACTGCTAAAGAAATTTCTGAGGAGTTAGGAAAATTAGATGGCTATTCTGATGATGAGAAAAACGAACTGTATAAAACCATTGGTTTAGGAGCATTAAAATACTTTGTTTTAAAGGTAGACCCTAAGAAAAGAATATTATTCGATCCAAAATCTTCGGTAGACTTTCAAGGAAATACAGGCCCTTTTATACAGTACACTTATGCCAGAATTCAATCAATTATTAGAAAAGCTGAATTTGATTATTCCAATTCAGTAACTATTGATTTGCATGAAAAAGAAAAAGAATTACTAAAACAATTGGCTTTATTTCCAGAAACTATACAACAAGCTGCTTCAAATTATTCACCTGCAGTCATAGCGAATTACACTTACGATTTGGTAAAAGAGTTCAATTCTTTTTATCAAAATGTATCAATTTTAGGGGAAGAAAATCAAGATAAAAAAATATTTAGAGTACAGTTATCTAAAAAAGTAGCAGATACTATAAAAATAGCGTTCTCTCTATTGGGTATTCAAGTACCTGAAAGAATGTAA
- a CDS encoding pyridoxal-phosphate dependent enzyme, which produces MNYAENILETIGNTPLVKLNKLTAELPCLVLSKYETFNPGNSVKDRMALQMILDAEADGRLKPGGTIIEGTSGNTGMGLALAAIVRGYKCVFVMSDKQSKEKMDILRAVGAEVVVCPTNVDPSDPRSYYSVSKRLGEETPNSWYVNQYDNPSNCKAHFQSTGPEIWEQTEGKVTHFVVGVGTGGTISGVGSYLKMKAKEAGTTVKVWGIDTYGSVFKKYHETGIFDENEIYPYITEGIGEDILPKNVNFDVIDGFTKVTDKDAAIYTQKLAKEEGMFLGNSAGAAIKGLLQLKDNFTKDDVVVVLFHDHGSRYVGKMFNDDWMRDRGFLEEEVKTAADLIKNHENKPLVTAQTEELVSHAIERMKEFKISQIPVKDAEGFVGSIDETDLLRSFITDKEIADKPIKDIMGKPYPIVKKSAKIDAISKLISKENEAVLVDLENGNYHIVTKYDVISSI; this is translated from the coding sequence ATGAATTACGCAGAAAATATATTAGAAACAATAGGAAATACACCACTTGTTAAGTTGAACAAATTAACAGCGGAATTACCTTGTTTGGTATTATCAAAATATGAAACTTTTAATCCAGGAAATTCTGTAAAAGATAGAATGGCCTTACAAATGATTTTAGATGCAGAAGCAGATGGAAGGTTAAAACCTGGAGGAACCATTATAGAAGGTACTTCTGGAAATACAGGTATGGGTTTGGCTTTAGCAGCAATAGTTAGAGGTTACAAATGTGTTTTTGTTATGTCTGATAAGCAGTCTAAAGAAAAGATGGATATTTTAAGAGCTGTAGGAGCAGAGGTTGTAGTTTGTCCTACAAATGTAGATCCATCAGATCCAAGATCTTATTATTCTGTTTCTAAAAGATTGGGAGAAGAAACTCCTAATTCTTGGTACGTAAATCAATATGATAATCCAAGCAACTGTAAAGCCCACTTTCAAAGTACAGGTCCAGAAATTTGGGAACAAACAGAAGGTAAAGTAACCCATTTTGTAGTTGGTGTTGGTACAGGAGGTACAATTTCTGGTGTAGGTTCTTATTTAAAGATGAAAGCCAAAGAAGCTGGTACAACAGTTAAAGTTTGGGGGATAGATACATATGGTTCTGTATTTAAAAAATACCATGAAACAGGAATTTTCGATGAAAATGAAATTTACCCTTACATCACAGAAGGTATAGGTGAGGATATTTTACCAAAAAATGTGAACTTTGATGTTATTGATGGTTTTACAAAAGTTACAGACAAAGATGCTGCAATTTACACACAGAAATTAGCAAAAGAAGAAGGCATGTTTTTGGGTAATTCAGCTGGAGCAGCCATAAAAGGTTTATTACAATTAAAAGATAATTTTACCAAAGATGATGTTGTGGTTGTTTTATTTCATGATCATGGAAGTAGATATGTAGGTAAAATGTTTAATGATGATTGGATGCGTGATCGTGGATTTTTGGAAGAAGAGGTAAAAACAGCAGCTGATTTAATTAAAAATCATGAAAATAAACCTTTAGTAACTGCACAAACAGAAGAATTGGTTTCGCATGCTATAGAAAGAATGAAGGAATTTAAGATTTCTCAAATTCCAGTGAAAGACGCAGAAGGTTTTGTAGGCTCAATAGATGAAACAGATTTATTAAGAAGTTTCATTACAGATAAAGAGATTGCAGATAAACCTATTAAAGACATTATGGGTAAACCATATCCAATAGTTAAGAAATCTGCAAAGATAGATGCAATATCTAAACTGATTTCTAAAGAAAATGAAGCAGTATTGGTAGATTTAGAAAATGGTAATTATCACATTGTAACAAAGTACGATGTAATTAGTTCAATTTAG
- a CDS encoding Nramp family divalent metal transporter, which produces MKKSFLQSLGPGLLFAGAAIGVSHLVQSTRAGADFGFGLLWALLLVNLFKYPFFQFGPRYAAATGETLLDGYKKLGKWVLVLYYIINFATMFTIQAAVTIVTAGLASQLFGLTDNLVVWSLIIMSISILLLIIGKYKLLDNMMKFIIIILSISTVAAVIIALNNSSDAFDVTQIIPSGTVELTFLIAFLGWMPAPLDISIWHSIWSVEKRKVNNIVIKPKDAIFDFNVGYVGTIILGVCFVLLGALVMYKSSETFSNKGGEFASQLINLYTKNLGAKSYIFIAIAAFTTMFSTTITTLDASPRAMNLSTNLIFNKKFKFGYWFWLGLLFIGTLLILQFYIANMGVLVKIATILSFLTAPFYAILNYILITGKHTPKEHQPKIFTKILSLIGIVFLIGFSLWFLTNI; this is translated from the coding sequence ATGAAGAAATCATTCTTGCAATCTTTAGGACCAGGCCTTTTATTTGCTGGTGCTGCAATAGGCGTTTCTCATCTTGTACAGTCCACAAGAGCTGGTGCAGATTTTGGTTTTGGTTTACTTTGGGCACTTCTATTGGTAAATTTATTTAAGTATCCCTTTTTTCAATTTGGCCCAAGATATGCAGCTGCAACAGGCGAAACATTACTTGATGGTTACAAAAAATTAGGAAAATGGGTTTTAGTACTTTACTATATTATCAACTTTGCTACTATGTTTACAATACAGGCTGCAGTTACCATTGTTACTGCAGGCTTAGCGTCTCAATTATTTGGCTTAACTGATAATCTTGTAGTATGGTCACTTATCATTATGTCAATCAGTATTCTGTTACTGATAATTGGTAAATACAAATTATTAGATAATATGATGAAATTTATCATTATCATTTTATCTATAAGCACAGTTGCTGCAGTAATAATAGCACTTAATAATTCTTCGGATGCTTTTGATGTAACTCAAATTATACCTTCAGGCACTGTAGAATTAACCTTTTTAATTGCCTTTTTAGGATGGATGCCTGCACCTTTAGACATTTCTATATGGCACTCAATTTGGTCTGTAGAAAAAAGAAAAGTAAATAACATTGTTATAAAACCAAAAGATGCCATTTTTGATTTTAATGTGGGTTATGTTGGCACTATTATTTTAGGAGTTTGCTTTGTTTTATTGGGGGCTTTAGTTATGTATAAATCTTCAGAAACATTTTCTAATAAAGGTGGAGAGTTTGCCTCTCAGTTAATAAACTTATACACAAAAAACTTAGGTGCTAAATCGTACATTTTTATTGCTATTGCTGCCTTTACAACTATGTTTAGCACAACCATAACTACTTTAGATGCATCTCCTAGAGCCATGAATTTAAGTACAAATTTAATCTTCAATAAAAAATTTAAGTTTGGTTATTGGTTTTGGCTAGGGTTATTATTTATTGGAACTTTATTAATACTACAGTTTTACATTGCAAATATGGGAGTTTTGGTTAAAATAGCAACAATTTTATCTTTTTTAACGGCCCCTTTCTATGCAATTTTAAATTATATTTTAATAACAGGAAAGCACACACCAAAAGAGCATCAACCAAAAATTTTTACCAAGATTTTAAGTTTAATCGGAATTGTATTTTTAATTGGATTTAGCCTGTGGTTTTTAACTAATATTTAA
- a CDS encoding YkgJ family cysteine cluster protein: MQKRLEQLPKLAQEALKENKKYFANLKKRTPKNLDYVMQDLHDKEFAKTDCLECGNCCKTTSPIFTVKDIERISKHLKMKVTDFIEQYLERDTDDFMVLKSSPCTFLDESDNSCFIYDVRPKACAEYPHTDRRKFIQITDLTIANTFVCPATYNIVENLKNVMPYEYKEKKRRK; encoded by the coding sequence ATGCAAAAACGATTAGAACAATTGCCAAAATTGGCTCAAGAAGCACTTAAAGAAAACAAGAAATATTTTGCAAATTTAAAAAAACGTACACCTAAAAATTTAGATTACGTTATGCAAGATTTGCATGATAAGGAATTTGCAAAAACAGATTGTTTAGAATGTGGTAATTGTTGTAAAACTACTAGCCCAATTTTTACGGTTAAGGATATAGAACGTATTTCTAAACACTTAAAAATGAAGGTTACAGATTTTATTGAGCAATATTTAGAGAGGGATACAGATGATTTTATGGTCTTAAAATCTTCTCCTTGTACTTTTTTAGATGAAAGTGATAATAGCTGTTTTATCTACGATGTTCGCCCAAAAGCCTGTGCAGAGTATCCTCACACAGATAGAAGAAAATTTATTCAAATTACTGATTTAACTATTGCCAATACATTTGTATGTCCAGCTACATATAATATTGTTGAGAATTTAAAAAACGTAATGCCTTATGAGTATAAAGAGAAAAAACGTAGGAAATAA
- a CDS encoding LysR family transcriptional regulator, whose product MNYTLHQLEIFKKVAELKSVTKASEQLFMSQPAVSIQLKNFQDQFKLPLFEIVGRKLYITEFGNEIAEAATKILDEVLAINYKSNLFEGKLAGKLKLSIVSTAKYAMPYFLTDFIKKNDSVDVTMDVTNKMSVIRALENNECDFAMVSTIPKKLKIDTIELMSNQMFFVAGKDYKNNTKEVNLKDLNKSIFLFREKGSATRLAMERFLIKHKIEIQKKMELTSNEAVKQAVIAGLGISIMPIIGIQQALKNGELQILNIKGLPIETTWNLIWLKTKNLSNVAKAFRDYISENKNDIIKEQFPIPQIS is encoded by the coding sequence ATGAACTATACTTTACATCAACTTGAAATTTTTAAAAAGGTGGCAGAATTAAAAAGTGTTACCAAAGCTTCTGAGCAACTATTTATGTCTCAACCAGCAGTTTCTATTCAATTAAAAAACTTTCAAGATCAATTTAAACTACCACTTTTTGAGATTGTAGGTAGAAAATTATATATCACAGAATTTGGAAACGAAATAGCTGAAGCAGCTACTAAAATTTTAGATGAAGTATTGGCCATAAACTATAAGTCTAATTTATTTGAGGGTAAATTAGCTGGTAAGTTAAAATTATCTATTGTTTCTACAGCTAAATATGCAATGCCTTACTTCTTAACCGATTTTATAAAAAAGAACGATAGCGTAGATGTTACTATGGATGTTACCAATAAAATGTCTGTAATTAGAGCTTTAGAAAATAACGAGTGTGATTTTGCCATGGTTTCTACAATTCCAAAAAAATTAAAGATTGACACCATTGAACTCATGAGTAATCAAATGTTTTTTGTGGCTGGCAAAGACTATAAAAACAATACTAAAGAGGTTAACTTAAAAGACTTAAATAAATCTATTTTTTTATTCAGAGAAAAAGGTTCTGCAACTCGTTTAGCCATGGAACGTTTTTTAATAAAACATAAAATCGAAATTCAAAAAAAGATGGAACTTACTTCTAATGAAGCTGTAAAACAAGCTGTAATTGCTGGTCTAGGAATTTCAATTATGCCAATTATTGGTATACAACAAGCCTTAAAAAACGGTGAATTACAAATTTTAAATATTAAAGGTTTACCCATAGAAACTACTTGGAATTTAATTTGGTTAAAAACCAAAAACTTATCTAATGTAGCTAAAGCTTTTAGAGATTATATTTCTGAAAATAAAAACGATATTATAAAAGAACAATTTCCAATACCGCAAATCAGCTAA
- a CDS encoding sodium-dependent bicarbonate transport family permease — translation MDLHYLIDNLTNPALLFFFLGLVAVNIKSDLRIPENSSKFISLYLLLAIGFKGGQELAHSVITSEIINALLFGILLAVVVPIYCYFILRIKLSVENSGAIASAYGSVSAVTFVTTISFLEMSNIPFGGHMVAVMALMEAPSIIVGVMLIAIFSSNKKNKGSLKSVVHHSLTNGSVVLIIGSLIVGYFTNDAQAEGIKPFTTDIFKGFLAVFLLDMGIVSGQKLKALLKKGWFTVSFAIIIPIINGCIVAVLSGFFMEEIGNRLLMSILAASASYIAVPAAMKLAAPKANPGLYIPMALAITFPFNITIGMPLYLCIIGVC, via the coding sequence ATGGATTTACATTATTTAATAGATAATTTAACCAACCCAGCACTATTATTTTTCTTTTTAGGCCTTGTTGCGGTTAATATTAAAAGTGATTTAAGAATTCCAGAAAACTCGTCTAAATTTATATCATTATACCTTCTTTTAGCTATTGGTTTTAAAGGTGGTCAAGAATTGGCTCATAGTGTTATTACTTCAGAGATTATTAACGCACTTTTATTTGGAATTTTACTAGCAGTAGTTGTACCTATTTACTGCTACTTTATTTTAAGAATTAAATTAAGTGTAGAAAATTCTGGTGCTATTGCCTCTGCATATGGTTCTGTTAGTGCAGTAACTTTTGTAACTACTATTTCATTTTTAGAGATGTCGAACATCCCTTTTGGTGGGCATATGGTTGCTGTAATGGCGTTAATGGAAGCACCATCTATTATAGTAGGAGTGATGCTAATTGCCATTTTTAGCTCGAATAAAAAAAATAAAGGCTCTTTAAAAAGTGTTGTACATCACTCTTTAACCAATGGAAGTGTAGTGTTAATTATTGGTAGTTTAATAGTGGGATATTTTACGAATGATGCCCAAGCAGAAGGTATAAAACCTTTTACCACAGATATCTTTAAAGGATTTTTAGCCGTTTTTTTATTAGATATGGGTATTGTAAGTGGTCAAAAACTAAAAGCCTTACTTAAGAAAGGATGGTTTACAGTTTCCTTCGCTATTATTATTCCAATTATAAATGGTTGTATAGTTGCAGTATTAAGCGGATTTTTCATGGAGGAAATTGGTAACAGGTTGCTAATGTCTATTTTGGCAGCAAGTGCTTCTTATATTGCAGTACCAGCTGCAATGAAGTTGGCTGCTCCAAAAGCAAATCCAGGTTTATATATACCAATGGCTTTAGCCATAACTTTCCCTTTTAATATTACAATAGGTATGCCTTTGTATTTATGTATTATAGGTGTATGCTAG
- the lipA gene encoding lipoyl synthase: MAIETAVLPERPKKPKWLRVKLPVGKKYTELRGLVDKYKLNTICTSGSCPNMGECWGEGTATFMILGNICTRSCGFCGVKTGRPDTVEWDEPEKVARSIKLMGIKHAVITSVDRDDLKDGGSIIWAETVDAIRRANPNTTLETLIPDFQGNTKQIDRIIEVAPEVVSHNMETVRRLTREVRIQAKYDRSLGVLKYLKENGMRTKTGLMLGLGEKEEEVIQTMKDLRAVNCDIVTIGQYLQPTKKHLPVKEFITPEQFKKYETLGLEMGFMYVESGALVRSSYKAHKHAK, from the coding sequence ATGGCAATAGAAACTGCAGTACTTCCAGAAAGACCAAAAAAACCAAAATGGTTACGTGTAAAACTACCTGTTGGTAAGAAATATACAGAATTAAGAGGTTTAGTAGATAAATACAAACTAAATACCATCTGTACAAGTGGTAGTTGTCCAAACATGGGCGAATGTTGGGGAGAAGGAACTGCAACCTTTATGATATTAGGAAATATTTGTACACGTTCTTGTGGGTTTTGTGGTGTCAAAACTGGTAGACCAGACACAGTTGAATGGGATGAGCCAGAAAAAGTAGCAAGATCTATTAAGTTAATGGGCATTAAGCATGCTGTAATTACCTCTGTAGATAGAGATGATTTAAAAGATGGTGGTTCTATCATTTGGGCAGAAACTGTAGATGCTATTCGCAGAGCAAACCCAAATACAACTTTAGAAACCCTTATTCCCGATTTTCAAGGTAACACTAAACAAATAGATAGAATTATAGAAGTTGCTCCTGAAGTAGTTTCTCATAATATGGAAACAGTTCGCAGATTAACTAGAGAAGTGAGAATACAAGCTAAATATGATAGAAGTTTAGGTGTTTTAAAATACTTGAAAGAAAATGGTATGAGAACCAAAACTGGTTTAATGCTAGGTTTGGGTGAAAAGGAAGAGGAAGTAATACAAACAATGAAAGATTTAAGAGCTGTAAATTGTGATATAGTTACTATTGGTCAATACCTACAGCCTACAAAAAAACATCTTCCAGTGAAAGAGTTTATTACTCCAGAACAATTTAAAAAATATGAAACTTTAGGTTTAGAAATGGGCTTTATGTATGTAGAAAGTGGTGCTTTAGTGCGTTCTTCTTACAAAGCTCATAAACATGCTAAATAA
- a CDS encoding ABC transporter permease, with amino-acid sequence MNYELFIAKRIIAGKKYKNSISSPIIKIAITAIALGIIIMLIAVATGAGLQYKIRDKMAGFKGHIQIVNYDNNNSDVSTTPVSVNQDFYPEFKDISGIKNVQVFANKVGILRTDSDFEGIVFKGVSTDYDWTFFKEYLVEGNLPDFNQPRTKGVLLSQTIINRLQLKLNDTITATFVKTANSKIPSNRKYTIVGIYNSGFAQFDKNMMIGDIREVQKLNKWTENEVGGFEVLLDEFDTITEKGEEINNEIAVTLNSKSIIEAYPNVFGWIKLFDNNVWFIIAIMIFIAGINMITALLVLILERVQMVGILKALGSSNTSIRKVFLYNASYLILKGLLWGNIIGLSIIFIQHYFKIITLNPDTYYVTTMPVYISFWAVLLLNLGTLILCFLMLIIPSVIITKIDPSKSIKFA; translated from the coding sequence TTGAATTACGAGTTATTTATTGCAAAACGCATTATTGCTGGCAAAAAGTATAAAAATAGCATATCATCTCCAATAATAAAAATTGCGATAACTGCAATTGCTTTGGGTATTATAATTATGCTTATTGCTGTTGCTACAGGTGCTGGTTTGCAATACAAAATTAGAGATAAAATGGCCGGATTTAAAGGTCATATTCAAATTGTAAATTACGATAATAATAACTCTGATGTTTCTACAACTCCAGTTTCTGTTAACCAGGATTTCTATCCTGAATTTAAAGATATTTCAGGTATTAAAAATGTGCAAGTATTTGCGAATAAAGTAGGGATTTTAAGAACAGATTCAGACTTTGAGGGTATTGTTTTTAAAGGTGTTTCTACAGATTATGATTGGACCTTTTTTAAAGAGTATTTAGTAGAAGGCAACTTGCCAGATTTTAATCAACCTCGAACTAAAGGGGTTCTTTTATCACAAACTATTATAAACCGTTTACAGTTAAAGTTAAATGATACAATAACTGCCACATTTGTTAAAACTGCCAATAGTAAAATACCTTCTAATAGAAAATATACAATTGTTGGTATCTACAATTCTGGATTTGCTCAGTTTGATAAAAATATGATGATTGGTGATATTAGGGAGGTACAAAAGTTGAATAAATGGACTGAAAATGAAGTTGGAGGTTTTGAGGTTTTATTAGATGAATTCGATACGATAACTGAGAAGGGAGAGGAGATTAATAATGAAATTGCTGTAACTTTAAATAGCAAATCAATTATTGAGGCTTACCCAAATGTATTTGGTTGGATTAAATTATTTGATAATAATGTGTGGTTTATTATTGCTATTATGATTTTTATAGCAGGTATTAACATGATTACTGCTTTGTTGGTTTTAATATTGGAGCGTGTGCAAATGGTAGGGATTTTAAAAGCCTTAGGTAGTAGTAATACAAGCATCCGAAAAGTGTTTCTTTACAATGCGTCTTACCTAATTTTAAAAGGGCTTTTATGGGGAAATATCATTGGTTTATCTATCATATTCATTCAGCACTATTTTAAGATTATTACTTTAAATCCAGATACATATTATGTAACAACAATGCCAGTCTATATTTCTTTTTGGGCAGTTCTGTTATTGAATTTAGGTACGCTCATTTTGTGTTTTTTAATGTTGATAATTCCTTCAGTTATTATCACTAAAATAGATCCTTCAAAGTCTATTAAGTTTGCTTAA
- a CDS encoding exo-beta-N-acetylmuramidase NamZ domain-containing protein, with amino-acid sequence MILLKLRKSTYLFLFLLMNFQLISCAQKVQNKKIEQKNTAKEIVEIIPAASRFNLYTDLLKDKNVAIVANQTSVVQILQRAEVAPNIMGSKKITQHLVDYLNSKKNINVQKVFAPEHGFRGKADAAEFVKDGKDAKTDLPIISLYGKNKKPTATQLKNIDVVVFDIQDVGVRFYTYISTLHYVMEACAEAAIPVIILDRPNPNAHYIDGPTLEMEHTSFVGKHPVPVVYGLTIGEYGKMINGEKWLKNGIQCDLTVIPIENYNHDSEYHLAVRPSPNLPNDKSINLYPSLGFFEGTTINAGRGTEFQFQRYGAPFFQKTDFSYTPKPNFGAKYPKHRNQLCYGVDLSHTKKISAINLEWLIDAYQKTPKTEKFFGSTFTIHAGNTKLQQQIQEGLSAKEIRKTWKKDLESFQQIRVNYLIYD; translated from the coding sequence ATGATTCTTTTAAAACTTCGTAAAAGTACCTATTTATTTTTGTTTTTGCTGATGAATTTTCAGCTGATTTCTTGTGCTCAAAAAGTACAAAACAAGAAAATTGAGCAAAAAAACACAGCCAAAGAAATAGTAGAAATAATTCCTGCAGCAAGCAGATTTAATCTTTATACGGATTTATTAAAAGATAAAAATGTTGCAATTGTAGCCAATCAAACCTCTGTTGTTCAAATACTACAAAGAGCAGAAGTGGCTCCAAATATTATGGGTTCTAAAAAAATTACTCAACATTTGGTTGATTATTTAAACAGTAAAAAAAACATCAATGTTCAAAAAGTATTTGCACCTGAACATGGCTTTAGAGGTAAAGCAGATGCAGCAGAATTTGTTAAGGATGGTAAAGATGCTAAAACAGATTTACCTATAATTTCTTTGTATGGTAAAAACAAAAAACCAACAGCAACACAATTAAAAAATATAGATGTCGTAGTTTTTGACATTCAAGATGTTGGTGTTCGATTTTATACATATATATCAACCTTACATTATGTTATGGAGGCTTGTGCAGAAGCAGCAATCCCAGTTATAATTCTAGACAGGCCAAATCCAAATGCACATTATATAGATGGCCCAACCTTAGAAATGGAGCACACCAGCTTTGTTGGTAAACATCCTGTTCCTGTAGTTTATGGATTGACAATTGGTGAATATGGTAAAATGATTAATGGTGAAAAATGGCTAAAAAACGGAATTCAATGTGATTTAACTGTAATTCCTATTGAAAATTACAACCATGATTCTGAATATCATTTAGCTGTAAGACCTTCGCCAAATTTACCAAATGACAAATCTATAAACCTATACCCTAGCTTAGGTTTTTTTGAAGGCACAACTATTAATGCAGGAAGAGGAACTGAGTTTCAATTTCAAAGATATGGAGCTCCTTTTTTCCAAAAAACAGACTTTAGTTATACTCCAAAACCAAATTTTGGGGCTAAATATCCAAAACATAGAAACCAATTATGTTATGGTGTAGATTTATCTCATACAAAAAAAATATCAGCAATTAATTTAGAATGGTTGATTGACGCCTATCAAAAAACTCCTAAAACCGAAAAGTTCTTTGGCAGCACTTTTACCATTCATGCTGGTAACACTAAATTACAACAACAAATACAAGAAGGATTATCAGCTAAGGAAATTCGAAAAACGTGGAAAAAAGATTTAGAAAGCTTTCAGCAAATAAGAGTAAATTATTTAATTTACGATTAA